One window from the genome of Deltaproteobacteria bacterium encodes:
- a CDS encoding helix-turn-helix domain-containing protein: MAWKEVSVEEIADSLGISVGEVRAKQDLIRLIVKLRKAKKLSQYDLAKKIGVTQGRVAQIESGVGTVRVSFDVLLNTLSILGYGFRIIPKKAA; the protein is encoded by the coding sequence ATGGCCTGGAAAGAGGTGTCTGTTGAAGAGATTGCTGATTCCCTTGGCATTAGCGTTGGGGAAGTGCGTGCCAAACAAGACCTCATTCGCCTGATCGTCAAATTGAGGAAGGCTAAAAAACTTTCGCAGTATGATCTTGCAAAGAAAATTGGAGTGACACAGGGCCGTGTTGCCCAGATTGAATCAGGTGTTGGGACGGTCAGGGTTAGTTTTGATGTCCTCCTGAATACTTTGTCGATACTTGGGTATGGTTTCAGGATCATTCCCAAGAAGGCCGCGTAG
- a CDS encoding type II toxin-antitoxin system RelE/ParE family toxin produces MKVKFFLLSSGRSPVEEFLREQSEEIRSNFVDATALLVSGQTLSMPLARHLSGIYPGIYELRMKDRNGQIRIFYFIKKGEAIYMLHAMRKKTREIPKRDIELVLKRIKEV; encoded by the coding sequence GTGAAGGTTAAGTTTTTCTTGCTCAGTTCTGGCCGAAGTCCTGTTGAAGAGTTTTTACGGGAACAATCGGAGGAGATTCGGTCTAATTTTGTGGATGCGACAGCTCTTTTAGTTTCGGGCCAGACGCTTTCGATGCCTTTGGCTCGTCATCTTTCGGGAATCTATCCTGGGATCTATGAGCTTCGTATGAAAGACAGGAATGGTCAGATAAGGATTTTTTATTTTATCAAGAAGGGAGAGGCGATTTATATGCTTCATGCGATGCGTAAAAAAACTCGGGAAATTCCGAAAAGAGATATTGAACTGGTCTTAAAAAGAATCAAGGAGGTGTAA